A stretch of Desulfobacter hydrogenophilus DNA encodes these proteins:
- a CDS encoding 7-carboxy-7-deazaguanine synthase QueE produces MPLNICEIFYSLQGESTRAGLACVFVRLSGCNLSCSWCDTTYAATQSVSMTLNQIVDQVSAFECPMVEITGGEPLIQSQTPALISALLEKGFQVLLETNGSLSIAPVDPACIRIMDVKCPLSGEAGSFLFDNFKHMTSRDEIKFVVGSRQDYEYAASIIKTRLVSHPIENIHICPVFGRIELSDLAAWILEDRLGARLSLQQHKIIWDPDLRGV; encoded by the coding sequence GTGCCCCTGAACATCTGCGAGATTTTTTACAGCCTGCAAGGAGAATCTACCCGGGCGGGCCTTGCCTGCGTGTTTGTCCGGCTGTCCGGGTGCAACCTGTCCTGTTCCTGGTGCGACACCACCTATGCCGCGACACAATCCGTTTCCATGACCCTAAATCAGATCGTGGACCAGGTGTCTGCCTTTGAATGCCCCATGGTTGAAATTACCGGCGGAGAGCCCTTGATTCAGTCCCAGACGCCTGCATTGATATCCGCACTTCTGGAAAAAGGATTTCAGGTGCTGCTGGAGACCAATGGAAGTTTAAGCATTGCACCTGTAGATCCCGCCTGTATCCGAATCATGGATGTCAAGTGCCCCTTATCCGGTGAAGCCGGGTCATTTCTTTTCGACAACTTCAAACACATGACATCCCGGGATGAAATCAAATTCGTGGTGGGTTCAAGGCAGGACTATGAATATGCCGCATCCATCATTAAAACGCGCCTTGTGAGCCATCCGATAGAAAATATCCACATCTGCCCGGTTTTTGGCCGGATTGAGCTTTCGGACCTGGCGGCATGGATATTAGAAGACAGGCTGGGTGCAAGACTGTCTCTCCAACAACACAAAATCATCTGGGATCCGGATTTAAGAGGAGTATAA
- the mmuM gene encoding homocysteine S-methyltransferase gives MADVIRAYLKQKKYLIIDGALGTELERRGCNLDDPLWSARLLADNPEMIAAVHTDYLHAGADCLITASYQATFQGLARHGFTHEQAQKLIQSAVILAKTVVNAFWADPANRVNRLKPLVGASVGPYGAFLTNRSEYTGNYGISEDDLVVFHKERLKTLVSAGPDFLACETLPCFAEARVLVRLLENLDMIPAWFSFSARDGQHINSGEAVRDCAQWLDDKPCVAAMGINCTDPVHVVSLVKEIRSVTDKPVVVYPNKGEQYNNLTKSWAPKPGRPSFGEMATQWAKNGARLIGGCCHTTPDDICQLAVALKS, from the coding sequence ATGGCTGATGTTATCCGCGCATATCTGAAACAGAAGAAATATCTGATCATTGACGGGGCGCTTGGCACGGAGCTTGAGCGCCGGGGGTGCAATCTTGATGATCCGCTCTGGTCGGCCCGGCTTCTGGCAGACAATCCTGAGATGATTGCGGCAGTTCATACCGACTATCTTCATGCCGGTGCGGATTGTCTGATCACCGCAAGTTACCAGGCCACTTTCCAGGGCCTAGCACGCCATGGCTTCACCCATGAACAGGCCCAAAAGCTTATCCAATCTGCTGTTATATTGGCAAAAACTGTGGTGAATGCGTTTTGGGCTGATCCAGCCAACCGGGTCAATCGACTGAAACCCCTGGTGGGGGCATCGGTAGGTCCCTACGGAGCCTTTCTAACGAACCGGTCGGAATACACCGGCAATTACGGCATAAGTGAAGATGACCTGGTTGTTTTTCACAAAGAAAGATTGAAAACACTGGTTTCAGCCGGGCCAGATTTTCTGGCCTGTGAAACCCTGCCCTGCTTTGCCGAAGCCAGAGTTCTTGTCCGGTTACTGGAGAATTTGGATATGATTCCGGCCTGGTTCAGCTTCAGTGCAAGGGACGGACAGCACATCAATAGCGGAGAGGCAGTCCGGGACTGCGCCCAATGGCTGGATGACAAACCCTGTGTGGCTGCCATGGGTATCAACTGCACAGATCCGGTTCATGTGGTGTCTCTTGTAAAAGAAATCCGGTCCGTAACCGACAAACCTGTGGTGGTATACCCCAATAAAGGCGAGCAGTATAATAACTTGACCAAATCATGGGCCCCAAAGCCGGGTCGGCCCTCCTTTGGTGAAATGGCGACTCAATGGGCAAAAAATGGGGCTAGGCTCATCGGGGGATGCTGTCATACAACGCCGGACGATATTTGTCAGCTTGCTGTGGCTCTAAAATCATAG
- the queD gene encoding 6-carboxytetrahydropterin synthase QueD has protein sequence MPGIYDICVQDHFAAAHSLRGYDGNCSNLHGHNWVIEAHIRCTKLNQLGMGIDFRDVKGVVKDVLSKLDHTNLNEVAEFGSINPTAENLAKFLYSELSRRLNTEFIKVQKIMVFESPGCGSSYQEI, from the coding sequence ATGCCAGGCATATATGACATTTGTGTCCAAGACCATTTTGCAGCAGCCCATTCCCTGAGGGGCTATGATGGCAACTGCTCAAATCTGCACGGCCATAATTGGGTTATTGAAGCGCACATACGCTGCACCAAACTCAATCAGTTGGGCATGGGCATAGATTTTAGGGATGTCAAAGGTGTGGTCAAGGATGTTTTAAGCAAACTGGATCACACCAATCTTAATGAGGTTGCCGAATTTGGATCAATCAATCCCACGGCTGAAAATTTGGCCAAATTTCTCTACTCGGAACTGTCCAGGCGTCTGAACACCGAATTCATCAAGGTCCAAAAAATTATGGTATTTGAAAGTCCGGGCTGCGGATCATCCTACCAGGAGATATAA
- the hpt gene encoding hypoxanthine phosphoribosyltransferase, with translation MPELIPLISQQEIKEKVREVGQRITLDYKGLDLVVVGVLKGSFVFLADLVRQITIEHEIDLVGASSYEGTSSTGQIVFTKQPDLELKGRDVLLVEDIVDTGQTLARIIESIQLLNPRSIKTCALIDKNERREKQINMDYSCFCLDEGFIVGYGLDYNEKYRNLPAIFDLKL, from the coding sequence ATGCCTGAACTCATCCCCTTGATTTCCCAACAGGAAATCAAGGAAAAAGTCCGGGAGGTCGGACAAAGAATTACCCTGGATTATAAAGGTCTTGATCTCGTGGTTGTAGGGGTTCTCAAGGGATCTTTTGTCTTTCTGGCCGATCTTGTCCGGCAGATCACCATTGAGCATGAAATTGATCTGGTGGGTGCATCATCGTACGAAGGCACGTCATCTACCGGACAGATCGTGTTTACAAAACAACCCGACCTTGAACTTAAAGGACGTGATGTGCTGCTGGTGGAAGATATCGTGGACACAGGCCAGACCCTTGCCAGGATTATCGAATCCATACAATTGTTAAATCCTCGGTCCATAAAAACATGTGCGCTGATAGATAAAAACGAACGCCGGGAAAAACAAATCAATATGGATTATTCATGTTTCTGCCTTGATGAGGGGTTTATCGTAGGTTATGGGCTGGACTACAATGAAAAATACAGAAACCTACCGGCGATCTTTGATTTAAAATTATAA
- a CDS encoding DUF3426 domain-containing protein, which produces MIITCEKCSTQFVLDDALIKPEGSKVRCGKCRHVFTAFPPDHPEIELSEQSNPEEQEIQNQLDFNASQDDDFNMDSDSHSQNADLEDTDIDFSGIEFDEQEFEQKPSERQADTEATNFQDQDIDTEDPSTDFYEDGLDFETAEFEIEEPELDFQDDGLKQDTQEFEFEFEETENEISSEPASMPADSDTTDIEISFDQDDSADLELELEELSFDMDDPAVEASSIDDLELDTKQDDDPGLEFEDDPQADLIIEDDDDLELSLEPEDDLIDVQEQGDIIEGQPDIKNDGLPADDIMLESDDDDEEPDDQNADEKSEQTASEQDKFAEYDKVLEQEIEPEDTGITVPDPGEEDNIPSPVPPQTLRDEEIETITEAQTEQEALIIPSAQSVRQKRSTKKEKRGSLAVKILLVLVLLILAAYVAIIRLGVTIPVVSDIQIPVITQWLEPKQAPQPPLNPVLDEPSIDGRFVSNKSAGDLFIITGRIKNPSNTAVSYLQVKGTLMKKDNTKAETLIAYCGNIIPEETLKSGNISDIAKQMGVKQGNQNTNVNIKPGASVMFMLVFSNLPEDLSNFTVAVEGFEPAQE; this is translated from the coding sequence ATGATAATTACCTGCGAAAAGTGTTCAACCCAATTTGTCCTTGACGACGCCCTGATTAAGCCTGAGGGATCAAAGGTCAGATGCGGTAAGTGCCGGCATGTTTTTACAGCCTTTCCACCGGACCATCCAGAAATTGAGCTCTCTGAGCAGTCGAATCCTGAAGAACAAGAGATCCAAAACCAATTAGACTTTAACGCATCACAAGATGACGATTTCAATATGGACAGCGATTCGCACAGCCAGAACGCTGACCTGGAAGATACGGATATTGATTTCTCCGGAATTGAATTCGATGAGCAGGAATTTGAACAAAAGCCATCGGAACGTCAGGCAGACACAGAAGCAACAAATTTTCAGGACCAGGACATTGACACTGAAGACCCATCCACGGATTTTTACGAAGACGGTCTTGATTTCGAAACTGCTGAATTTGAGATAGAGGAGCCGGAACTGGATTTCCAGGATGATGGTCTTAAACAGGACACCCAGGAATTTGAATTTGAATTTGAAGAAACTGAAAATGAAATATCTTCTGAACCGGCATCAATGCCCGCAGATTCAGATACGACTGATATTGAAATCAGTTTTGACCAGGATGACAGCGCAGACCTTGAGCTGGAGCTGGAAGAGCTGTCTTTTGATATGGATGACCCAGCCGTAGAGGCATCGTCCATTGATGACCTTGAACTGGATACAAAACAGGATGATGATCCGGGACTTGAATTTGAAGACGATCCCCAAGCAGATCTTATTATTGAAGATGACGACGATCTGGAGTTATCCCTCGAACCCGAAGACGACCTGATTGACGTCCAAGAGCAGGGCGACATAATTGAAGGGCAACCGGATATAAAAAATGACGGTTTACCTGCAGATGACATCATGCTTGAATCTGATGACGACGATGAAGAACCGGATGACCAGAATGCGGACGAAAAGAGTGAACAAACTGCCTCAGAGCAGGATAAATTTGCTGAATATGACAAGGTACTGGAACAGGAGATCGAACCGGAAGACACGGGTATAACCGTTCCGGACCCCGGAGAGGAAGACAACATACCTTCACCTGTCCCCCCGCAGACCTTGAGGGATGAGGAAATCGAAACCATCACAGAGGCACAGACAGAACAAGAGGCCTTGATCATACCGTCCGCACAAAGTGTCCGCCAGAAACGAAGCACAAAAAAGGAAAAAAGGGGAAGCCTGGCAGTTAAAATTCTGTTGGTGCTGGTGCTGCTGATCCTGGCTGCCTATGTGGCAATCATTCGTCTTGGTGTAACTATTCCGGTGGTGTCCGACATTCAGATTCCCGTTATTACCCAGTGGCTTGAGCCCAAACAGGCGCCCCAGCCGCCACTGAACCCAGTACTGGACGAACCCAGTATTGATGGCCGGTTTGTTTCCAATAAAAGCGCAGGGGACCTGTTCATTATCACAGGCAGAATTAAAAATCCGTCCAATACTGCCGTCAGCTACCTCCAGGTCAAAGGGACCTTGATGAAAAAGGACAACACCAAAGCAGAAACGCTGATCGCCTATTGCGGAAATATAATTCCCGAAGAAACACTTAAGTCCGGCAATATCTCGGATATAGCCAAGCAGATGGGTGTAAAACAAGGGAATCAGAATACCAATGTCAATATCAAGCCCGGCGCTTCGGTCATGTTTATGCTGGTTTTTTCCAATCTGCCCGAGGATCTGTCCAATTTCACCGTGGCGGTAGAGGGATTTGAGCCTGCTCAAGAATAA
- a CDS encoding catalase, which yields MKDEKKKLTTNAGAPVPDNQNVMTAGPRGPQLLQDVWYLEKMAHFDREVIPERRMHAKGSGAYGTFTVTHDITQYTRAKIFSEIGKKTELFARFSTVAGERGAADAERDIRGFALKFYTEEGNWDMVGNNTPVFFLRDPLKFSDLNHVVHRDPRTNLRSAKNNWDFWTSLPEALHQVTVVMSDRGIPASFRNMHGFGSHTFSFINAQNERYWCKFHFRTQQGIKNLTDSEAEAVIGKCRESNQRDLYYSIENGEFPRWTMFVQIMTEEEATKLPYNPFDLTKVWYKKDFPLIEVGYFELNKNPENYFAEVEQAAFNPANVVPGISFSPDKMLQGRLFSYGDTQRYRLGVNHHLIPVNKARCPFHSYHRDGQMRVDGNYGSTLSYEPNSYNEWQEQPDFSEPPLALSGAAAHWDAREDDSDYYTQPGKLFRLMSKEQQEVLFGNTARAMDDAPEMIKIRHIGNCLKADPAYGEGVAKALDISLSKVPK from the coding sequence ATGAAAGATGAGAAGAAAAAACTCACCACCAATGCTGGGGCTCCGGTACCGGACAATCAGAACGTCATGACCGCTGGCCCTCGCGGCCCTCAATTGCTTCAGGATGTCTGGTACCTGGAAAAAATGGCTCATTTTGATAGAGAGGTTATTCCCGAGCGACGGATGCACGCGAAGGGCTCCGGAGCTTATGGCACTTTCACCGTAACCCACGACATCACCCAATACACCCGCGCAAAAATCTTTTCTGAGATCGGCAAAAAAACTGAATTGTTTGCACGCTTTTCCACTGTGGCCGGAGAACGCGGTGCTGCAGACGCAGAACGTGATATTCGCGGTTTTGCACTTAAATTTTATACCGAAGAAGGCAACTGGGATATGGTGGGGAATAATACGCCGGTCTTTTTTTTACGAGACCCGCTCAAATTCTCAGACCTTAACCATGTCGTCCATCGGGACCCTCGTACCAACCTCCGCAGTGCTAAAAACAATTGGGATTTTTGGACTTCCCTACCCGAGGCATTGCATCAAGTGACAGTGGTTATGAGTGACCGCGGCATTCCGGCAAGCTTCCGCAATATGCATGGATTCGGCAGTCATACATTCAGCTTTATTAACGCCCAAAACGAGCGTTACTGGTGCAAATTCCATTTCCGCACCCAACAGGGCATCAAAAACCTCACAGATTCGGAAGCAGAAGCAGTGATCGGTAAATGCCGTGAAAGCAATCAACGCGACCTGTACTACAGTATCGAGAATGGAGAGTTCCCACGCTGGACCATGTTTGTCCAGATTATGACCGAGGAAGAGGCTACTAAGCTTCCTTACAATCCTTTTGATTTGACTAAGGTCTGGTACAAGAAGGATTTTCCGCTGATTGAGGTGGGTTATTTTGAACTTAACAAAAACCCGGAAAACTATTTTGCCGAGGTCGAACAAGCGGCCTTTAATCCAGCCAACGTGGTGCCGGGTATCAGCTTCTCACCTGACAAAATGCTTCAGGGCAGACTTTTCTCATATGGCGATACACAACGTTACCGCTTAGGTGTCAATCATCACCTCATACCGGTAAATAAAGCCCGTTGTCCCTTCCACAGTTACCACCGCGACGGCCAAATGCGGGTGGACGGCAACTATGGTTCAACCCTCAGCTACGAGCCCAACAGCTATAATGAATGGCAGGAACAGCCAGACTTCTCCGAGCCGCCTCTGGCATTGAGCGGTGCAGCAGCCCACTGGGACGCCCGCGAGGATGACAGTGATTACTATACCCAGCCGGGAAAGCTCTTTCGTTTGATGAGTAAGGAGCAACAGGAGGTCCTGTTTGGCAACACCGCCCGTGCAATGGACGATGCGCCGGAGATGATCAAAATCCGTCATATCGGAAACTGCCTGAAGGCTGACCCGGCCTATGGCGAGGGGGTGGCTAAGGCACTGGACATTTCGCTGAGCAAAGTTCCAAAGTAA
- the mnmG gene encoding tRNA uridine-5-carboxymethylaminomethyl(34) synthesis enzyme MnmG, with protein sequence MNTFKNRYDVIVVGAGHAGCEAALAAARMGCDTLLLTIDMDKIAAMPCSPSIGGTAKGQLVKEIDALGGWMAKVSDSSAIQYRTLNTRKGPAVQSTRTQNDKNMYSQNMKHVLEKADNLDLKQAMVESLIIENNEIKGITDNTGFEYVSSCVVITTGTFLRGTVHIGSSRIQAGRAGEFASTGLALSLEAMKLEMGRMKTGTPPRLHADSIDFSKFNVHGSDEVIKPFSFSTTKVTNPMLPSFMGQTNPDTHALIRNNLKYSALYGGQIKGQSARYCPSFEDKVVKFPDRDSHHVILEYEGIDSKEIYASGLGNSLPLGIQYQVVRSVKGLEQAQIMRAAYAIEYDYVSPLELTPALETKKIKGLFLAGQINGTSGYEEAGAQGLWAGANAAAKILGRPPFILDRSQAYMGVMVDDLVTRGTKEPYRMFTSRAEYRLLLREDNADLRLARIGYEYGLTSKAHWDEVSRIKTATEKELERINRIVIKPSDETNAFLTGHNSNPIDTGVPLTQLLKRAELSYDLLKQIAPVPEPVQDRAARQVEIEIKYEGYIRRQYNEIKKFEDLERIKIPLEFSFDAAHGLSNEIREKLNRICPASLGQASRIDGMTPAAISVLMVAISAFRQNRSN encoded by the coding sequence ATGAATACTTTCAAAAACAGATATGATGTCATTGTGGTGGGTGCAGGACACGCCGGGTGCGAAGCGGCCCTGGCTGCGGCCCGTATGGGCTGTGACACCCTGCTGCTCACCATTGACATGGACAAAATTGCAGCCATGCCCTGCAGTCCCTCCATCGGCGGGACGGCCAAAGGCCAGCTGGTCAAGGAGATTGATGCCCTGGGCGGCTGGATGGCAAAGGTATCAGATTCTTCGGCCATCCAGTATCGGACCCTGAACACCCGTAAAGGTCCGGCTGTCCAGTCCACCCGAACCCAGAATGACAAGAACATGTATTCACAAAATATGAAACATGTCCTGGAAAAGGCTGACAATTTGGATCTTAAGCAGGCCATGGTCGAATCTTTGATCATCGAAAACAATGAAATTAAAGGGATTACCGACAATACCGGATTTGAATATGTTTCCTCCTGCGTGGTTATTACCACAGGAACCTTTCTGCGGGGTACCGTCCATATCGGGTCCTCCAGAATCCAGGCAGGGCGTGCCGGAGAATTTGCTTCCACGGGTCTGGCTCTGAGCCTTGAAGCCATGAAACTTGAAATGGGCAGGATGAAAACCGGCACTCCGCCGCGGCTGCATGCCGATTCCATTGATTTTTCAAAATTCAATGTCCACGGATCAGACGAAGTGATCAAACCTTTTTCCTTTTCCACCACCAAGGTGACAAACCCCATGCTGCCAAGCTTCATGGGTCAAACCAACCCGGACACCCATGCCCTCATCCGCAACAATTTGAAGTACTCAGCCCTGTACGGTGGACAGATCAAAGGCCAATCCGCCAGGTACTGCCCATCCTTTGAAGACAAGGTGGTAAAATTCCCGGACCGGGACTCCCACCATGTAATCCTGGAATATGAAGGTATCGACTCCAAAGAAATTTATGCCTCGGGCCTGGGAAACAGTCTGCCCCTTGGCATCCAATACCAGGTGGTACGCTCGGTAAAAGGCCTTGAACAGGCCCAGATCATGCGGGCGGCCTATGCCATTGAATACGATTATGTGTCGCCTTTGGAACTGACGCCTGCCCTTGAAACCAAAAAGATCAAGGGCCTGTTCCTGGCCGGGCAGATCAACGGCACGTCCGGCTATGAAGAAGCCGGGGCCCAGGGGTTGTGGGCCGGGGCCAATGCCGCGGCAAAAATACTTGGCCGCCCCCCTTTTATTCTGGACCGGTCCCAGGCTTATATGGGGGTTATGGTGGATGACCTTGTCACCCGGGGTACCAAAGAACCCTACCGCATGTTCACGTCCAGGGCCGAATACCGGCTGCTGCTCAGGGAAGACAATGCAGATCTACGTTTAGCCCGAATTGGTTATGAATACGGCCTGACAAGCAAGGCGCACTGGGACGAGGTTTCCCGGATCAAGACCGCCACGGAAAAAGAACTTGAACGGATCAACCGAATCGTGATCAAACCCAGCGATGAAACCAATGCCTTTCTTACCGGGCACAACTCCAATCCCATTGATACAGGTGTTCCTTTAACTCAATTGCTCAAACGTGCGGAACTCAGTTACGATCTTTTAAAACAGATCGCTCCTGTCCCTGAACCCGTCCAGGACCGCGCAGCCCGGCAGGTGGAAATTGAAATCAAATATGAAGGGTATATCCGGCGTCAGTATAATGAAATTAAAAAATTTGAGGATCTGGAACGGATAAAAATTCCGCTTGAATTTTCCTTTGATGCAGCCCACGGTCTGTCCAATGAGATCAGGGAAAAACTCAACCGGATCTGCCCGGCATCCCTGGGCCAGGCATCCCGCATTGACGGCATGACCCCGGCAGCCATCTCCGTTCTTATGGTGGCCATCAGCGCATTCAGACAAAACCGGTCTAATTGA
- the queC gene encoding 7-cyano-7-deazaguanine synthase QueC, with protein sequence MTKKAVVLSSGGIDSTTAMAIARDRGHNIYSLSFSYGQRHSVELECAKKVACHMGAVMHKIVDIDLRQFGGSALTDDIAVPKHESVSQIDQTQIPVTYVPARNTIFLSYAMAWAEVLKAEAIFIGVTAVDYSGYPDCRPQFIEAFQTMANLATKTGITKQTVLTIETPLIQMSKSEIITTGHGLGVDYSLTISCYDPDSQGRSCGRCDSCLHRKKGFTEAGLPDPTPYIRDPQSYSNLLQLKS encoded by the coding sequence ATGACAAAAAAAGCGGTTGTTCTTTCATCTGGCGGTATTGATTCCACCACAGCCATGGCCATTGCCAGGGACAGGGGGCACAATATTTACAGTTTAAGCTTCAGCTACGGTCAGCGCCACAGCGTGGAGTTGGAATGCGCAAAGAAAGTGGCTTGCCACATGGGAGCCGTTATGCATAAAATCGTGGACATTGATCTGCGCCAGTTCGGCGGTTCTGCGCTCACCGACGACATTGCCGTGCCCAAACACGAAAGCGTGTCGCAGATTGACCAAACCCAAATTCCTGTCACCTATGTACCGGCCAGGAACACCATCTTTTTATCCTATGCCATGGCCTGGGCCGAGGTGCTTAAAGCCGAAGCCATTTTTATCGGCGTCACAGCCGTGGATTATTCAGGATACCCGGATTGCAGGCCCCAATTCATTGAAGCTTTCCAGACCATGGCCAACCTTGCCACAAAAACCGGGATAACAAAACAAACTGTTTTGACCATTGAAACCCCTTTGATCCAAATGTCAAAATCCGAAATAATCACAACCGGACATGGTTTAGGCGTGGATTACAGCCTGACCATTTCCTGCTATGATCCGGACAGCCAAGGACGCTCCTGCGGCAGATGCGACTCATGTCTGCACCGCAAAAAAGGATTTACTGAGGCTGGTCTCCCTGATCCGACCCCCTACATTAGAGATCCACAAAGTTATTCGAATTTGCTCCAATTAAAATCATAG
- a CDS encoding DnaJ C-terminal domain-containing protein: MAQDYYKTLEIDKTATAADIKKAYRKLALKYHPDKTKGDKVLEDKFKGISEAYAVLSDPEKRKQYDTYGSADFQQKFSQEDIFRNFDLGDILKEFGFGGGGGFNRSGGFSSSFKQGGPRSSFSGVGGNPFSQNAGPGAGYGRKSPTRGKDLEYEIPLTLDELINGVGKTITISQNGQAKAIEVKIPKGLTQGKKIRLAGKGESGANGGPAGNLYIKSNPSLPQGITLEGNDILMTRGVGLTQALLGDKVEVTTPSGKTINLTLPPGTGHKAKMRLSGMGIPHMKGNGCGDLYVVINIEMPKNLNSKQKKLIKELKETGL; the protein is encoded by the coding sequence ATGGCGCAAGATTACTACAAAACACTTGAAATAGATAAAACTGCGACAGCCGCTGACATAAAAAAGGCCTATAGAAAACTTGCCCTCAAATACCATCCGGATAAAACCAAGGGGGACAAGGTTCTGGAAGATAAGTTCAAAGGCATTTCAGAAGCTTACGCGGTTCTCAGTGATCCTGAAAAAAGAAAACAGTATGACACCTACGGATCTGCCGACTTCCAGCAAAAGTTCTCCCAAGAGGATATTTTCAGAAACTTTGACCTGGGCGATATTCTCAAAGAGTTTGGTTTCGGCGGTGGCGGCGGGTTCAACCGGTCCGGCGGCTTTTCTTCCTCATTTAAACAGGGCGGTCCAAGGTCTTCGTTTTCTGGCGTGGGGGGCAATCCCTTTTCCCAGAACGCGGGACCTGGGGCAGGTTACGGTCGCAAATCCCCGACCAGGGGCAAAGATCTGGAATATGAAATTCCTTTAACCCTGGACGAATTAATCAATGGCGTCGGTAAAACCATCACCATTTCGCAGAACGGGCAAGCCAAAGCCATTGAGGTTAAAATCCCCAAAGGCCTGACCCAGGGTAAAAAAATAAGACTGGCAGGCAAAGGCGAATCCGGCGCAAACGGTGGTCCGGCCGGCAACCTTTACATCAAATCCAACCCTTCCCTGCCCCAGGGCATTACCCTGGAGGGAAACGATATCCTGATGACAAGGGGTGTTGGACTCACCCAGGCCCTTTTAGGAGATAAGGTTGAGGTGACCACCCCCTCAGGCAAAACCATAAATTTGACCCTGCCGCCAGGGACCGGACACAAGGCAAAAATGCGTTTGTCGGGCATGGGAATTCCCCATATGAAAGGAAATGGTTGCGGAGATCTCTATGTTGTGATTAATATAGAGATGCCGAAGAATTTAAACTCCAAACAGAAGAAATTAATCAAGGAACTTAAGGAAACAGGATTATAA
- the serB gene encoding phosphoserine phosphatase SerB: MGDIVLISITGKDQKGLTARISTILAQYRVSILDIGQAVIHEHISLGMLVDIPCPQDFSLMFKDLIFEGHKMGLAVDVVPVDPNEYEAWVQTQDKERRIITVMGRDITTAQISAVSSVITDHTLNIDSITRMSGRRSLKRPLEPPMACIQFAVSGTPRSIPEMKGRFIHISQDLGIDISFHEDNIYRKNRKLVVFDMDSTLIQAEVIDELAKLAGVGDQVAQITESAMRGEIDFKESFRRRVALLKGLKEKDIKGLARTLPLTDGAGLVTRTLKGLGYKLAILSGGFTFVGNYLKEILGFDYVFANTLEIENGEVTGRVSGEIVDGQKKAELLRELAKKENLSIQQTIAVGDGANDLPMISIAGLGVAFNAKPIVREKAANTISTMGLDGLLFLLGIHEREIPDPDSIK; encoded by the coding sequence ATGGGGGATATTGTTCTGATCAGCATTACGGGCAAAGACCAGAAAGGTCTTACCGCCCGAATTTCAACCATCCTTGCCCAGTATCGGGTAAGCATTCTGGATATTGGTCAAGCTGTAATTCATGAACATATCTCTTTGGGCATGCTGGTGGATATTCCATGTCCCCAGGATTTTTCCCTGATGTTCAAGGATTTGATTTTTGAAGGACATAAGATGGGGCTGGCCGTGGATGTTGTGCCTGTGGATCCGAATGAATACGAAGCCTGGGTCCAGACCCAGGATAAGGAGCGCAGGATTATTACGGTCATGGGCCGGGATATCACCACAGCCCAGATTTCGGCTGTCTCCTCCGTGATTACCGATCATACGCTTAACATTGACTCCATTACCCGTATGTCCGGCCGCAGATCCCTGAAAAGACCGTTAGAACCACCTATGGCCTGTATCCAGTTCGCTGTGTCCGGCACACCCAGAAGCATCCCCGAAATGAAGGGCCGGTTCATTCACATCTCCCAGGATCTGGGCATTGATATATCCTTTCATGAGGACAACATCTACCGTAAAAACCGTAAGCTTGTTGTGTTTGATATGGATTCCACATTAATCCAGGCTGAGGTGATTGATGAACTGGCAAAACTGGCCGGTGTCGGCGATCAGGTAGCCCAAATCACCGAATCTGCCATGCGCGGAGAAATTGATTTCAAGGAGAGTTTTAGACGGCGTGTGGCCCTGCTTAAAGGATTAAAGGAAAAGGATATCAAGGGCCTTGCCCGGACCCTGCCCCTGACCGACGGGGCCGGTCTCGTTACCCGGACCCTGAAGGGACTGGGCTACAAGCTTGCCATCCTTTCCGGCGGTTTTACCTTTGTGGGTAATTATCTTAAAGAGATCCTGGGGTTTGATTATGTATTTGCCAATACCCTTGAAATAGAGAACGGAGAAGTCACAGGCCGGGTTTCCGGCGAAATTGTGGATGGCCAGAAAAAGGCAGAACTTTTACGTGAGCTTGCAAAAAAAGAAAATCTGTCCATCCAGCAGACCATTGCCGTGGGTGACGGAGCCAATGACCTGCCCATGATTTCCATTGCCGGACTCGGTGTGGCCTTTAACGCCAAGCCCATTGTCCGGGAAAAAGCGGCCAATACCATTTCCACCATGGGCCTGGATGGTCTTTTGTTCCTGCTGGGAATACATGAACGCGAGATTCCTGACCCGGATAGCATCAAATAA